A portion of the Rhinolophus sinicus isolate RSC01 linkage group LG16, ASM3656204v1, whole genome shotgun sequence genome contains these proteins:
- the ESS2 gene encoding splicing factor ESS-2 homolog has translation METPGASPGGLLLPTASRPRRKRAAGETRAATTKQRVLDEEEYIEGLQTVIQRDFFPDVEKLQAQKEYLEAEENGDLERMRQIAIKFGSALGKMSREPPAPYVTPATFETPEVHTGTGMVGNKPQGRSQGLEDGDGEAAEEEEKEPLPSLDVFLSQYTSEDNASFQEIMEVAKEKNRARHAWLYQAEEEFEKRQKDNLTLPPAEKQAIESSQAGVETWKYKAKNSLMYYPEGVPDEEQLFKKPRQVVHKNTRFLRDPFSQALSRSQLQQAAALNAQHKQGKVGPDGKELIPQESPRVGGFGFVATPSPAPGVNESPLMTWGEVENTPLRVEGSETPYMDRTPGPAFKILEPGRRERLGLKMANEAAAKNRAKKQEALRRVTENLASLTPKGLNPAMSPALQRLVNRTASKYTDRALRASYTPSPAHSTHLKTPAGGPQTPTSTPAPGSAARTPLSQDPASITDNLLQLPARRKASDFF, from the exons ATGGAGACTCCCGGCGCGTCTCCCGGGGGCCTGTTGCTTCCCACCGCGTCCAGGCCCCGGCGGAAGCGCGCAGCAGGGGAGACCAGGGCTGCGACAACCAAGCAACGGGTTTTGGACGAAGAAGAGTACATCGAG GGCCTCCAGACAGTCATCCAGAGGGACTTCTTTCCTGATGTGGAGAAGCTGCAGGCACAGAAGGAGTACCTGGAGGCTGAGGAGAATGGAGACCTGGAACGGATGCGCCAGATCGCCATCAAGTTTGGCTCTGCCCTGGGCAAGATGTCCCGAGAGCCCCCGGCACCAT ATGTGACTCCAGCCACGTTTGAAACCCCTGAGGTGCACACAGGCACTGGAATGGTGGGCAACAAGCCTCAGGGCCGGAGCCAAGGCCTGGAGGATGGTGATG GAGAGGctgcagaggaggaggagaaggagcccCTGCCCAGCCTGGACGTCTTCCTGAGCCAGTACACAAGCGAGGACAATGCCTCTTTCCAGGAGATCATGGAGGTGGCCAAGGAGAAGAACCGGGCACGCCATGCTTGGCTCTACCAGGCCGAGGAGGAGTTTGAGAAG AGGCAGAAGGATAATCTCACACTCCCACCAGCGGAGAAGCAAGCCATTGAGAGTAGCCAGGCTGGCGTGGAGACCTGGAAATACAAGGCCAAAAACTCTCTCATGTACTACCCAGAGG GCGTCCCTGACGAAGAGCAACTGTTTAAGAAGCCCCGGCAAGTGGTGCATAAGAATACTCGCTTCCTCAGGGACCCCTTCAGCCAGGCCCTGAGCAGGTCCCAGCTGCAACAGGCTGCTGCCCTCAATGCCCAG CACAAACAGGGCAAGGTGGGCCCTGACGGCAAGGAGCTGATCCCGCAGGAGTCCCCCCGCGTGGGCGGATTTGGATTTGTTGCCACCCCTTCTCCTGCCCCTG GTGTGAATGAGTCCCCACTGATGACCTGGGGGGAGGTCGAGAACACACCATTGAGAGTCGAAGGATCAGAAACCCCCTATATGGACAGGACGCCGGGGCCAGCCTTCAAG ATACTGGAGCCAGGTCGCAGGGAGCGCCTGGGGCTGAAGATGGCGAATGAGGCCGCTGCCAAAAACAGGGCCAAGAAGCAGGAGGCCTTGCGAAGAGTGACAGAGAACCTGGCCAG CCTCACCCCCAAAGGCCTGAACCCGGCCATGTCCCCAGCCCTTCAGCGCCTTGTGAACAGGACAGCCAGCAAGTACACAGACCGGGCCCTGCGAGCCAGCTACACTCCGTCCCCAGCGCACTCGACCCACCTCAAGACCCCAGCCGGCGGGCCCCAGACCCCAACGAGCACACCGGCTCCTGGCTCTGCTGCACGCACTCCCCTCAGCCAGGACCCAGCCTCCATCACGGACAACCTGCTGCAGCTCCCTGCCCGGCGCAAAGCTTCGGACTTCTTCTAG
- the GSC2 gene encoding homeobox protein goosecoid-2: MAWRAPAPMRSRISRRRGRGLARSWPRGRISPRGPGARPGDYGALPPTYIFPRRQRRRWRVRAGMAAARGAASRGGPGRPCPFSIEHILSSLPERSSPALAARPPQPADRQSPAEPGKPVAPKAPCTCCCCCGPRAAPGGPPESAAGLGARLPWPLRLGPSAPLPLAVPPGGAGTLPGAGGPGPQRRTRRHRTIFSEEQLQALEALFVQNQYPDVGTRERLAGRIRLREERVEVWFKNRRAKWRHQKRASASMRLLPGAKKPPKESC, encoded by the exons ATGGCCTGGCGGGCCCCCGCGCCGATGCGAAGCAGGATTTCCCGTCGCCGCGGTCGGGGATTAGCGCGCTCTTGGCCGCGCGGCAGGATTAGCCCGCGTGGACCCGGCGCCCGGCCCGGGGATTATGGCGCGCTCCCCCCGACGTATATATTCccgcggcggcagcggcggcggtgGCGGGTGCGGGCGGGCATGGCGGCCGCCAGGGGTGCGGCGAGCCGCGGGGGCCCCGGGCGGCCCTGCCCCTTCTCCATCGAGCACATCCTCTCTAGCCTGCCGGAGCGGAGCTCCCCCGCCCTGGCCGCCCGCCCGCCGCAGCCTGCCGACCGCCAGAGCCCCGCGGAGCCGGGGAAACCTGTGGCACCCAAGGCACCCTgcacctgctgctgctgctgtggcccCCGCGCGGCGCCCGGCGGGCCCCCGGAGTCCGCCGCGGGGTTGG GCGCACGGCTGCCATGGCCGCTTAGGCTGGGGCCCTCGGCGCCCTTGCCCTTGGCCGTGCCGCCTGGAGGCGCCGGGACGCTGCCTGGCGCCGGCGGCCCCGGCCCCCAGCGGCGCACGCGGCGCCACCGCACCATCTTCAGCGAAGAGCAGCTGCAGGCGCTGGAGGCGCTCTTCGTGCAGAACCAGTACCCCGACGTGGGCACGCGCGAGCGCCTGGCCGGCCGCATCCGCCTGCGCGAGGAGCGCGTGGAG GTCTGGTTCAAGAACCGCCGGGCTAAGTGGCGGCACCAGAAGCGCGCGTCAGCGTCCATGAGGCTCCTGCCGGGAGCCAAGAAACCCCCTAAGGAGAGCTGCTGA
- the TSSK2 gene encoding testis-specific serine/threonine-protein kinase 2 — translation MDDAAVLRKKGYVVGINLGKGSYAKVKSAYSERLKFNVAVKIIDRKKTPTDFVERFLPREMDILATVNHRSIIKTYEIFETSDGRIYIVMELGVQGDLLEFIKCRGALHEDVARRMFRQLSSAVKYCHDLDVVHRDLKCENLLLDKDFNIKLSDFGFSKRCLRDGSGRIILSKTFCGSAAYAAPEVLQGIPYQPKVYDIWSLGVILYIMVCGSMPYDDSDIKKMLRIQKEHRVDFPRSKNLTGECKDLIYRILQPDVNRRMHIDEILSHAWLQPPKPKAMSSASFKREGEGKYRAECKLDTRPGSRPDHKLGAKTPHRLLVVPENEDRMEERLAETSRAKDHHVSGAEVGKAGT, via the coding sequence ATGGACGATGCCGCGGTCCTAAGGAAGAAGGGTTACGTCGTGGGCATCAATCTTGGCAAAGGCTCCTATGCAAAAGTCAAATCTGCCTATTCCGAGCGCCTCAAGTTCAACGTGGCGGTTAAGATCATTGATCGCAAGAAAACACCTACGGACTTTGTGGAGAGATTCCTTCCTCGGGAGATGGACATCCTGGCAACGGTCAACCACCGCTCCATCATCAAGACCTACGAGATCTTTGAGACATCAGACGGGCGCATCTACATTGTCATGGAGCTGGGTGTCCAGGGCGACCTCCTCGAGTTCATCAAGTGCCGCGGGGCCCTGCACGAGGACGTGGCACGCAGGATGTTCCGCCAGCTCTCCTCGGCTGTCAAGTACTGCCACGACCTGGATGTCGTCCACCGAGACCTCAAGTGCGAGAACCTTCTCCTCGACAAGGACTTCAACATCAAGCTGTCCGACTTCGGATTCTCCAAGCGCTGCCTACGGGACGGCAGCGGGCGCATCATCCTCAGCAAGACCTTCTGTGGGTCGGCGGCGTACGCGGCCCCCGAGGTGCTGCAGGGCATTCCCTACCAGCCCAAGGTCTACGACATCTGGAGCCTGGGCGTGATCCTCTACATCATGGTCTGCGGCTCCATGCCCTACGACGACTCCGACATCAAGAAGATGCTGCGCATCCAGAAGGAGCACCGCGTGGACTTCCCACGCTCCAAGAACCTGACGGGCGAGTGTAAGGACCTCATCTACCGCATCCTGCAGCCGGACGTCAACCGGCGAATGCACATTGATGAGATCCTCAGCCACGCGTGGTTGCAGCCCCCCAAACCCAAAGCCATGTCTTCTGCCTCCTtcaagagggagggggagggcaaaTACCGGGCCGAGTGCAAACTGGACACACGGCCAGGCTCGCGGCCCGACCACAAGCTGGGGGCCAAAACCCCACACCGACTGCTGGTGGTACCCGAGAACGAGGACAGGATGGAGGAAAGGCTGGCCGAGACCTCCAGGGCCAAAGACCATCACGTCTCCGGAGCCGAGGTGGGGAAGGCAGGCACCTAG